A DNA window from Luteolibacter luteus contains the following coding sequences:
- a CDS encoding zonular occludens toxin domain-containing protein produces the protein MTGKIGAGKTLFGCHRAMQVFGYGGHVTSNIVFLEEGCRKYLAYRGRSFDFAAQYQYHDFEEEPNFMLKARKGTKSNPTLVLIDEAHLYYPSGRSQHYDVAFELLNKFISQSRKFHIDIYLITQDESLLYHRLKTQAEHRYHCIDMRKKSYGWLGTPPGAGLKWVEKDTKSDLVMKEGETQLDKRLFGCFDTFQKYDKFTRELQANLPTHDLLPNTFSEGLIPGLIRRGRRFLFP, from the coding sequence GTGACCGGCAAAATCGGAGCGGGAAAGACGCTCTTCGGGTGCCACCGGGCAATGCAGGTTTTCGGCTATGGCGGGCACGTCACGTCCAACATCGTCTTTCTCGAAGAGGGATGCCGGAAGTATCTGGCTTACCGGGGGAGATCGTTCGATTTCGCGGCTCAATACCAGTATCACGACTTCGAAGAGGAGCCGAACTTCATGTTGAAAGCCCGCAAGGGTACGAAGTCGAACCCGACTTTGGTCCTGATCGACGAGGCGCACTTGTATTACCCCTCGGGGCGGTCGCAGCACTACGACGTGGCGTTCGAGCTCCTGAACAAGTTCATTAGCCAGAGCCGCAAGTTTCACATCGATATCTACCTGATCACCCAGGACGAAAGCCTTCTTTACCACCGGCTCAAGACACAGGCCGAGCACCGGTATCACTGCATCGACATGCGGAAGAAGTCCTACGGGTGGCTGGGCACCCCGCCCGGTGCCGGGCTCAAGTGGGTGGAGAAGGACACGAAAAGCGATCTGGTGATGAAGGAAGGCGAAACCCAGCTCGATAAGCGCCTCTTCGGCTGCTTCGACACCTTCCAGAAATACGACAAGTTCACACGGGAGCTACAGGCCAATTTGCCAACGCATGACCTGCTCCCGAACACCTTCAGTGAGGGCCTGATTCCGGGCCTCATCCGCCGCGGCCGGCGCTTCCTGTTTCCATGA